The Candidatus Bathyarchaeota archaeon genome includes a region encoding these proteins:
- a CDS encoding amidohydrolase, which translates to MEVLLENCDWVLTQDENRRVLRKTSVLVKDGLIEAIGRGLKGGDLVVSGEGKVLMPGLINTHTHLSMTLLRGYAEDLPLDEWLRERIWPVERKLTGRLCYIGALLGCLEMIRTGTTCVVDMYYHAGEVARAVHEACLRGFIGQGMIDVAGSDEVRISNEPLRKDFINATYNAVESIKSLGDPKVKPIIAPHAPYTCSDELLAEAVLLAERLDTLVHIHLAETRREQALFQKTYGCTVVEYLDKLGFLSPRVLAAHCVWLTKHDVRVLAERGVKVSHCPVSNMKLGVGGVAPIPEMLESGVTVSLGTDGAASNNTLDLFETMKFAALLQKHSRWDPAVFKAQQILDMATVMAAEALGLKGKAGCIKEGMEADLILVDLKTPNLQPVHGPESLVANLIYSAKGLNVDTVIVQGKPLMVEKTVETLDPEAVYSLAEESLEELGIKA; encoded by the coding sequence TTGGAGGTGCTCCTCGAAAACTGCGACTGGGTTTTAACCCAAGACGAGAATAGACGGGTTTTAAGGAAAACTTCTGTGCTTGTTAAGGATGGTTTGATCGAGGCGATAGGCCGCGGTTTAAAAGGCGGGGACTTGGTGGTGAGCGGTGAGGGTAAGGTCCTTATGCCCGGTCTCATAAACACGCATACTCACCTATCGATGACTCTGCTCAGGGGATATGCGGAAGACCTGCCGTTAGATGAGTGGCTTAGGGAAAGGATCTGGCCGGTCGAACGTAAGTTGACAGGTCGACTATGCTACATAGGTGCTCTCCTAGGGTGTCTCGAGATGATAAGGACCGGAACGACCTGTGTGGTCGACATGTACTATCACGCAGGCGAGGTCGCCAGAGCAGTTCATGAAGCCTGTCTAAGGGGTTTCATAGGTCAAGGGATGATCGACGTAGCCGGTTCAGACGAGGTTAGGATATCGAACGAGCCGCTTCGAAAGGACTTCATAAACGCTACTTACAATGCAGTCGAGTCTATAAAGAGTCTCGGAGATCCCAAGGTTAAGCCGATAATCGCTCCTCATGCACCCTACACATGCTCCGATGAGCTTCTAGCTGAAGCCGTGCTTCTAGCCGAGAGGCTTGATACGCTTGTTCACATTCACCTAGCCGAGACGAGGAGGGAGCAGGCTCTTTTCCAGAAGACCTACGGATGCACGGTGGTCGAGTATTTGGATAAACTCGGCTTCTTATCTCCGAGGGTTCTTGCGGCGCACTGTGTTTGGCTGACTAAGCACGACGTGAGGGTTTTGGCTGAGAGGGGTGTTAAGGTCTCCCATTGTCCGGTCTCGAATATGAAACTCGGCGTGGGAGGGGTAGCACCCATACCGGAGATGCTTGAATCCGGGGTTACTGTCTCGCTCGGTACGGATGGGGCTGCGAGCAATAATACGTTAGACTTATTCGAGACGATGAAGTTCGCCGCGCTCCTTCAGAAGCACAGCCGCTGGGACCCTGCTGTCTTTAAGGCTCAGCAGATATTAGACATGGCTACCGTTATGGCTGCCGAAGCCCTTGGACTTAAAGGTAAGGCCGGTTGCATCAAAGAAGGTATGGAGGCGGACCTGATACTCGTCGACCTGAAAACCCCTAACCTTCAACCGGTACATGGGCCTGAAAGCCTAGTGGCGAACCTCATATATTCGGCTAAGGGCTTAAATGTGGATACGGTAATCGTCCAAGGCAAGCCCCTGATGGTCGAGAAAACTGTCGAAACCCTAGACCCAGAAGCCGTCTACAGTCTAGCTGAAGAGAGCTTAGAAGAGCTTGGGATCAAAGCTTAA
- a CDS encoding LysE family transporter, with translation MTMLEGFLLDLASFIIYVIVVTVSGVLSPGPLTIATLIHGAKGGLKAGLNCALGHMLVELPLAVFIGLGLLNLMGSGVKRILEIVGGLALIGFGMLQLRGVLRSEKGSSQDVSAEDSMLPVSGSALLTGVTLTGLNPYFILWWLSIGSALIYEALNLGLVEGLAIMYLAHVWMDYAWLGLIAHLSGCGRRVLGRKIYRYILIGFSIALVVFGVLWVASAIGVS, from the coding sequence ATGACCATGCTAGAGGGTTTCCTATTGGACCTAGCATCGTTCATAATATATGTGATCGTCGTAACGGTCTCAGGAGTCTTAAGCCCGGGCCCCTTGACGATAGCTACTTTGATCCACGGTGCTAAAGGCGGTTTGAAAGCCGGGTTAAACTGTGCCTTAGGGCATATGCTTGTCGAGCTTCCGCTTGCCGTTTTCATAGGCTTGGGTCTACTGAACCTAATGGGCTCTGGTGTGAAGCGGATTCTAGAAATCGTGGGCGGCCTAGCCTTAATAGGCTTCGGGATGCTGCAACTTAGAGGGGTCTTGAGGTCTGAAAAAGGTTCTTCCCAAGATGTTTCTGCAGAAGATTCCATGCTTCCGGTGAGCGGAAGTGCTCTTCTAACGGGGGTAACCCTCACGGGGTTGAACCCTTACTTCATCCTGTGGTGGCTCAGCATAGGGTCTGCTCTGATATATGAGGCGTTGAACCTAGGCTTAGTCGAGGGGTTGGCTATCATGTATTTGGCCCATGTATGGATGGATTACGCGTGGCTGGGTCTGATAGCCCACCTATCCGGATGCGGTAGGAGGGTATTAGGACGTAAGATATACCGGTACATACTGATAGGCTTCAGCATAGCCCTAGTGGTATTCGGAGTCTTATGGGTTGCCTCAGCCATAGGTGTCTCATAG
- a CDS encoding 2-isopropylmalate synthase: protein MSSRYIRIFDTTLRDGEQTPGVSLTPEDKLVIARQLDRLGVDVIEAGFPITSKGEAEAVKLIAKDGLNAEVCGLARALKQDIDAVIDCGLNSVHLFIATSDIHLKYKLKMSRDEALAKALEALDYAKDHGLTVEFSAEDATRTDVEFLKKFYKALCVAGADRINVPDTVGVMTPKRMYELISELKTVVSKPISVHCHDDFGMAVANSLAAVEAGAEQVHVTVNGLGERAGNAALEEVVVSLKLLYNFEVGVDPKLIYSTSRLVSRMTGIPIQPNKAVVGDNAFAHESGIHTHGVTRHPLTYEPIPPEFVGRKRRILAGKHAGTHGLKVLLEELGLRLTESQVKEILARVKELGDKGKQVTEEDLTAIARAVAGEVVKEERVLKLDELAVMTGNKIIPTASVKVVIDGKEYVASKTGVGPVDAAIKALEEVLNPVIRVYLREYRLEAITGGSDALAEVVIKVEDEEGDIVSARAAREDIVMASVEAMVNSINKLLLRRRKTG from the coding sequence GTGTCCAGCCGTTATATTCGGATATTCGACACCACGCTCAGGGATGGGGAGCAGACCCCTGGAGTATCGTTAACCCCTGAAGATAAGCTAGTTATCGCCCGTCAGCTCGATAGGCTAGGCGTAGACGTGATCGAAGCAGGCTTCCCGATCACCTCCAAAGGCGAAGCCGAGGCCGTTAAGCTGATAGCGAAAGACGGTCTAAACGCCGAGGTATGCGGTTTAGCCAGGGCTCTAAAGCAAGACATAGACGCGGTTATAGACTGCGGTTTAAACAGCGTACACCTCTTTATAGCGACATCCGACATTCACCTCAAGTATAAGCTTAAGATGAGCCGGGACGAGGCATTAGCTAAGGCCTTAGAAGCACTAGATTATGCTAAGGACCATGGTTTAACAGTCGAGTTCTCCGCTGAAGACGCGACTAGGACGGATGTAGAGTTTCTCAAGAAGTTCTACAAAGCCCTATGCGTTGCGGGGGCCGATAGGATAAACGTCCCAGATACGGTCGGCGTGATGACTCCTAAACGTATGTACGAACTGATATCCGAGCTTAAGACGGTCGTCTCGAAGCCTATAAGCGTCCACTGCCATGACGACTTCGGCATGGCTGTTGCCAACAGTCTTGCGGCTGTCGAAGCTGGGGCGGAGCAAGTTCACGTGACCGTTAACGGTCTCGGGGAGAGGGCTGGTAACGCGGCTCTGGAGGAAGTGGTCGTCTCTCTTAAACTCCTATACAACTTCGAGGTGGGTGTAGACCCTAAACTGATATACAGTACCTCTAGGCTCGTATCCAGGATGACTGGTATACCGATACAGCCGAATAAGGCGGTAGTCGGAGACAACGCGTTCGCCCACGAGTCCGGTATACACACACACGGAGTCACGAGGCATCCACTAACCTACGAGCCGATACCGCCCGAGTTTGTCGGACGTAAGAGACGGATCCTAGCCGGCAAACACGCCGGGACTCATGGTCTTAAGGTGCTTCTAGAAGAACTCGGGCTGAGGTTGACCGAGAGCCAGGTCAAGGAGATTCTAGCTAGGGTTAAAGAGCTCGGTGATAAGGGTAAGCAGGTTACCGAGGAAGACCTGACGGCTATAGCTCGAGCCGTAGCGGGTGAAGTCGTTAAAGAGGAGAGGGTTCTGAAGCTCGACGAGCTGGCTGTGATGACGGGTAATAAAATCATACCGACGGCCTCGGTTAAGGTGGTGATAGATGGTAAGGAGTATGTGGCCTCTAAGACAGGTGTCGGACCTGTGGACGCTGCTATAAAGGCATTGGAAGAGGTGTTAAACCCGGTGATCAGGGTATATCTAAGGGAGTATCGTCTCGAGGCTATAACGGGCGGCTCGGATGCCTTAGCTGAGGTTGTAATCAAGGTCGAGGATGAGGAGGGGGACATCGTGTCGGCTAGAGCGGCTAGGGAAGATATAGTTATGGCGAGTGTGGAGGCTATGGTGAATAGTATAAACAAGCTCCTGCTTAGAAGACGTAAGACCGGATGA
- a CDS encoding isocitrate/isopropylmalate dehydrogenase family protein, giving the protein MRAYRIALIPGDGIGPEQMDATLKVLDAVQENLSLKLNYVFLEAGDKCLEKHGVALPEETVKAIMDADATLKGPVGETAADVIVRLRQLLDLYANVRPFKSYPRVPCLKPGIDFVVVRENTEGLYKGFEFKPSDDVAVSLRVITRRGSERIARYAFEEALRRGSKLKVTAVHKANVLKATCGLFAEVCRRVAKDYPQVSYEEMYVDAAAMRLIRKPESFDVLVTTNMFGDILSDEAAELVGGLGLAPGANIGDRYALFEPVHGAAWDIAGKNVANPSSLILASKMMLEWLGSKHNDDVCLEAATAIENALVEAFKRGYTTRDLGGNLSTSIMGSKVASLVREITASR; this is encoded by the coding sequence TTGAGAGCTTATAGGATAGCTCTCATACCTGGTGATGGAATAGGCCCGGAGCAGATGGATGCTACTTTAAAGGTGCTGGATGCGGTTCAAGAGAACTTAAGCCTAAAGCTTAACTACGTCTTTCTAGAGGCTGGTGATAAGTGTCTTGAGAAACATGGAGTGGCCCTACCGGAGGAGACCGTTAAAGCCATTATGGATGCTGACGCAACTTTGAAGGGGCCTGTAGGTGAGACGGCGGCCGACGTCATCGTGAGGCTTAGGCAGCTTTTAGATCTCTACGCGAACGTCAGACCGTTCAAGTCGTATCCCAGGGTTCCATGTCTTAAACCAGGCATAGATTTTGTAGTGGTTAGAGAGAACACTGAGGGCCTCTACAAGGGTTTCGAATTTAAACCCTCTGACGATGTGGCGGTTAGCTTGAGGGTTATCACCCGACGTGGCTCTGAGCGTATAGCCAGATACGCATTCGAGGAGGCCTTACGTAGAGGTTCGAAGCTCAAGGTCACGGCAGTTCATAAAGCAAACGTCTTGAAGGCTACTTGCGGTTTATTTGCAGAAGTCTGTAGACGCGTCGCCAAGGATTATCCCCAGGTCTCCTATGAAGAGATGTATGTAGATGCGGCCGCTATGCGGCTCATAAGGAAGCCTGAGAGCTTCGATGTCTTGGTTACGACGAACATGTTCGGAGATATACTCAGCGATGAGGCTGCCGAGCTTGTGGGCGGGCTCGGCTTAGCACCTGGAGCTAATATAGGCGATCGCTATGCGCTCTTCGAACCCGTTCACGGAGCGGCCTGGGATATAGCCGGTAAGAACGTCGCAAATCCGAGTAGTCTGATATTAGCGTCTAAGATGATGCTCGAATGGCTAGGTTCCAAGCATAACGATGACGTATGCTTAGAAGCAGCCACGGCTATCGAAAACGCCCTGGTCGAGGCCTTTAAGAGAGGGTATACGACGAGAGACCTGGGTGGGAACTTATCTACGAGTATAATGGGCTCTAAAGTGGCTTCGCTCGTCAGGGAGATCACTGCCTCAAGATAA
- a CDS encoding 3-isopropylmalate dehydratase small subunit, which produces MKVRGYAVKYGDNIDTDVIIPGRYLGITDPEELGRHAMEGLDPEFPSKIKQTGILVAGVNFGCGSSREEAPLALKYSGVKCIIAKSFARIFFRNAINVGLPIVICPEAVGKIEEGDELTIDLAEGTIVNESKDETYRMVPLPKFILDILRDGGLIPHLRRKGF; this is translated from the coding sequence TTGAAGGTTAGAGGTTATGCGGTCAAATACGGGGATAACATAGACACCGACGTTATAATCCCCGGTAGGTATCTCGGTATAACCGATCCAGAGGAGCTGGGAAGACACGCGATGGAAGGGCTAGACCCCGAGTTTCCGTCCAAGATCAAGCAGACCGGCATCTTAGTGGCTGGTGTGAACTTCGGATGCGGCTCGAGTAGGGAGGAGGCGCCATTGGCGTTGAAGTATTCCGGGGTGAAATGCATAATCGCGAAGTCTTTCGCGAGGATATTCTTCCGGAACGCGATAAACGTCGGTTTACCCATAGTGATCTGCCCGGAAGCCGTGGGAAAAATCGAGGAGGGCGACGAGCTGACGATAGACCTGGCCGAGGGGACGATAGTTAACGAGTCTAAAGACGAAACGTACAGAATGGTTCCTCTACCGAAGTTTATACTCGACATATTAAGAGACGGCGGGCTGATACCTCATCTCAGGAGGAAGGGCTTTTGA
- a CDS encoding HAD-IA family hydrolase, with protein MSKPIVTVSFDFGGTLAHDVKKDYEVYHEILDEMGYRFEPVEVESAYRKAVEWWRMVKRKENLVWNEDSQRMFISRMLAHLGLEEAEEFVECILEVRRGKRLLKPYSDAEPTVRRLKEMGFKLIVISNVSSERNLSAYLTQVGLRGYFSLLFASGSLGVEKPNSEIFLYASRVSGTPPDMMVHIGDDYEADYLGAEKAGLKAILIDRANRYAGQRCTRVKSLLQVPELLEEFMK; from the coding sequence ATGTCCAAGCCTATAGTAACTGTCTCGTTCGACTTCGGTGGGACTTTAGCCCATGATGTTAAGAAGGACTACGAGGTTTACCATGAAATCCTAGACGAGATGGGCTATCGCTTCGAGCCGGTGGAGGTGGAGTCGGCTTACCGTAAGGCCGTGGAATGGTGGCGTATGGTCAAACGCAAGGAGAATCTCGTATGGAACGAGGACTCTCAGAGAATGTTCATTTCTCGTATGCTTGCCCACCTTGGGCTTGAAGAGGCGGAAGAATTTGTAGAGTGTATCCTCGAGGTTAGACGTGGTAAAAGACTTCTGAAACCCTACAGCGACGCCGAGCCGACCGTCAGAAGACTGAAGGAGATGGGTTTTAAACTGATAGTGATCTCCAACGTCTCATCCGAGAGGAACCTCTCGGCCTATTTAACCCAGGTCGGTCTTAGAGGATACTTCAGCCTACTGTTCGCCTCAGGTTCCCTAGGGGTCGAGAAACCTAACTCTGAGATCTTCCTCTATGCCTCTAGGGTCTCCGGTACACCACCGGACATGATGGTTCACATAGGCGACGACTATGAGGCGGACTACCTCGGAGCTGAGAAAGCCGGGTTGAAGGCCATATTGATAGACAGAGCAAACCGATACGCTGGCCAGCGGTGTACTCGTGTGAAAAGTCTGCTGCAAG
- a CDS encoding 3-isopropylmalate dehydratase large subunit: protein MNVVEKILCRVSGKSRVEPGEFIRARVDKVMFHDLTGPLTVKAFREIGASKVWDPDRVIVIFDHLVPANTERASLNQKTIREFVGEQGIKAFYDIGRGGICHQVMVEKGHAQPGELIVGADSHTCTYGAIGAFSTGMGATDVAAILATGETWLRVPEVVCMNVEGELGDMVTPKDVILSIIGSVTVSGAVYKAVVFRGPTVESMSIAGRMTMCNMAVEMGAKTGIVEPDEVTRRYFESRGLPFKPGFRSDPDASFEDTYDFDFSSLEPQVACPSSVDNVKPVSEVEGVPVDQAYIGSCTNGRLEDLRIAAKIVKGRRVKPGVRALVVPASQEVYRAALREGLIDIFVEAGVLVCNPTCGACIGAHMGVLAEGETCIASINRNFVGRMGSTKAKVYLASPATVMASAVEGRITDPRRLVS, encoded by the coding sequence ATGAACGTGGTTGAAAAGATCTTGTGTCGAGTTTCTGGAAAGAGTCGTGTAGAGCCGGGTGAGTTTATACGTGCTAGGGTCGATAAGGTGATGTTTCACGACCTCACAGGACCTCTAACCGTTAAGGCGTTCCGGGAGATCGGCGCCTCTAAAGTCTGGGATCCAGATAGAGTGATCGTGATCTTCGACCATCTAGTTCCTGCGAACACTGAGAGAGCGTCCTTAAACCAAAAGACCATAAGAGAGTTTGTCGGGGAACAAGGGATCAAAGCGTTCTACGACATCGGTAGAGGAGGTATATGCCACCAAGTTATGGTAGAAAAGGGTCATGCTCAACCCGGCGAACTGATAGTGGGCGCTGATTCGCACACCTGCACATATGGGGCTATAGGAGCGTTCTCGACCGGTATGGGCGCCACTGACGTAGCGGCCATACTAGCCACCGGTGAGACGTGGTTGAGGGTTCCTGAGGTCGTCTGTATGAACGTCGAAGGTGAGTTGGGTGATATGGTTACTCCTAAGGACGTGATCCTCAGCATCATAGGTTCTGTCACCGTCTCAGGTGCCGTCTATAAGGCTGTGGTTTTCCGAGGTCCTACCGTAGAGTCTATGAGCATCGCTGGCCGTATGACGATGTGCAACATGGCTGTAGAGATGGGCGCTAAAACTGGGATAGTCGAACCTGATGAAGTGACTAGACGTTACTTCGAGTCTAGGGGCTTACCCTTCAAGCCTGGCTTCCGGAGCGACCCAGACGCGTCTTTCGAGGATACCTATGACTTCGACTTCTCTAGCCTAGAGCCTCAAGTGGCTTGTCCAAGCTCGGTAGACAACGTTAAACCCGTATCAGAGGTAGAGGGTGTTCCCGTGGACCAGGCTTACATCGGCTCTTGCACTAACGGCCGATTGGAAGATTTGAGGATAGCAGCGAAGATCGTTAAGGGTAGGAGAGTTAAACCTGGAGTAAGGGCTTTAGTGGTTCCCGCTTCCCAAGAGGTTTATCGAGCTGCTTTAAGGGAGGGTTTGATAGATATATTCGTCGAAGCTGGTGTATTAGTGTGTAACCCGACTTGCGGGGCCTGTATCGGGGCTCACATGGGCGTTCTAGCTGAGGGAGAAACGTGTATCGCTTCGATAAATAGAAACTTTGTAGGACGTATGGGAAGCACCAAGGCCAAGGTTTATCTAGCGTCTCCTGCTACGGTTATGGCGTCTGCCGTGGAGGGTCGTATAACCGACCCTAGGAGGCTGGTATCTTGA
- a CDS encoding M20/M25/M40 family metallo-hydrolase, producing MITIFPMGIVEYLESTRSEYIENFRRFLRQPSVSAKGIGIDECARLLEELMEEWGLDAEIMQTDGNPIVYAMVESKKSDRTLLVYSHYDVQPPEPLEEWISPPFEAKTVDGRIIARGAADAKGNIIAFLKAVESYLKTEGEPPVNVKFLFEGEEEIGSPNLPSFVETRRDMLKADGVVCWDGGLHPSGRPSISLGVKGMLYVELRCRGAKTDLHSSQAPIIVNPAWRIVWALNTIKSPDGRIEVEGWYDDVRPPTEEELKLLSEIPFEEEVLKRELGVEEFLGGVKGLEALKRLVYEPTANIAGISSGYTGAGSKTVLPCEAIAKIDFRLVVDQDPEKLLKLLRKHLDRRGFSDVELVKLGTLLPSRTPLSALIAKASMKASEKVYRAKPVVYPNSAGSGPDFVFTKILGLHSVWTGCSPPLARAHAPNEFNTIEHMVKGVLYAAEIMENFRSL from the coding sequence GTGATAACTATCTTCCCGATGGGTATCGTAGAATACCTTGAATCCACTAGAAGTGAGTACATAGAGAACTTCCGGAGATTCTTGAGACAACCAAGCGTATCAGCCAAGGGTATCGGCATAGACGAATGCGCCAGGCTTCTAGAAGAACTTATGGAAGAGTGGGGTCTTGACGCTGAGATTATGCAAACTGATGGAAACCCCATCGTTTATGCGATGGTCGAATCCAAAAAGTCTGACAGAACCCTACTCGTCTACAGCCACTACGACGTACAGCCTCCAGAGCCGCTTGAGGAATGGATCAGCCCACCGTTCGAGGCTAAAACAGTCGATGGTAGGATAATCGCCAGAGGAGCTGCGGATGCTAAAGGCAATATAATCGCGTTTCTCAAAGCAGTCGAATCCTATCTCAAGACCGAAGGTGAGCCTCCTGTAAACGTTAAGTTTCTGTTTGAAGGCGAGGAGGAAATCGGAAGCCCTAATCTTCCATCCTTCGTAGAAACTCGAAGGGATATGTTGAAGGCTGACGGGGTCGTATGCTGGGACGGCGGTCTTCACCCCTCTGGCAGACCATCGATAAGCTTAGGAGTTAAGGGAATGTTGTACGTAGAGCTCAGGTGCCGCGGCGCTAAGACCGACCTTCACTCCTCTCAGGCACCTATAATCGTGAACCCTGCTTGGAGGATCGTATGGGCTTTAAACACGATAAAGTCCCCAGACGGTAGGATAGAGGTTGAAGGATGGTACGACGACGTTCGCCCTCCGACAGAAGAGGAGCTCAAACTACTATCTGAGATACCGTTTGAAGAGGAGGTTCTCAAGAGAGAGTTAGGTGTCGAAGAGTTTCTAGGCGGAGTCAAGGGTCTGGAGGCATTAAAGAGACTTGTCTATGAACCTACGGCCAACATAGCCGGTATCAGCTCAGGTTATACCGGTGCTGGTAGTAAGACGGTCCTACCCTGCGAAGCCATAGCTAAGATAGACTTCAGGCTTGTAGTGGACCAGGATCCAGAGAAGCTCCTAAAACTGCTTAGAAAACACCTTGATAGAAGAGGATTTAGCGACGTCGAGTTAGTTAAGCTTGGTACGCTCTTGCCGTCTCGGACACCTCTGTCTGCTCTCATAGCTAAGGCGTCGATGAAGGCTTCTGAGAAAGTGTACCGTGCTAAGCCTGTCGTATATCCGAACTCGGCTGGTTCAGGTCCGGACTTCGTCTTCACGAAGATACTCGGCCTACATTCTGTATGGACGGGTTGCTCGCCTCCACTGGCCAGAGCGCATGCACCGAACGAGTTTAACACGATTGAACACATGGTCAAAGGCGTCTTATACGCGGCTGAGATCATGGAAAACTTCAGAAGCCTCTGA